The proteins below are encoded in one region of Tachypleus tridentatus isolate NWPU-2018 chromosome 4, ASM421037v1, whole genome shotgun sequence:
- the LOC143248862 gene encoding serine/threonine-protein kinase PAK 3-like, whose translation MEKLRTTVSLKEPNKDSNKMSTKVNEKRMTDEEIMTVLRSIVSEGDPNEKYTKMKQIGQG comes from the coding sequence ATGGAGAAGTTAAGAACTACTGTTTCTCTGAAGGAGCCAAATAAAGACAGCAATAAGATGTCAACCAAGGTAAATGAAAAAAGAATGACAGACGAGGAAATTATGACAGTGTTGAGAAGTATTGTTTCTGAGGGAGATCCAAATGAGAAATATACAAAGATGAAACAAATTGGCCAAGG